One genomic segment of Bradyrhizobium prioriisuperbiae includes these proteins:
- a CDS encoding shikimate kinase, producing MSDAVTQHSALLGPEAAIVAALGARSLVLVGMMGVGKSTVGRRLATRLRLPFADADHEIEVAHAGMTIPEIFADHGEPYFRDGEARVIARLLDGAPGVLATGGGAFMREETRDRIRAKAVSIWLRADADVILRRVKRRVDRPLLQTDDPAATIQRLIDLRYPVYEQADLTVLSRDEPHDKVVNECIDALYDHLCRSNVPTQLSELPLSDMQ from the coding sequence ATGTCCGACGCGGTCACACAGCACAGTGCCTTGCTCGGTCCGGAGGCCGCCATCGTGGCGGCGCTGGGCGCGCGGTCGCTCGTGCTGGTCGGCATGATGGGTGTCGGCAAATCCACCGTCGGGCGGCGGCTGGCCACCCGGCTGCGGCTGCCGTTCGCCGACGCCGACCACGAGATCGAGGTGGCGCACGCCGGCATGACCATTCCGGAAATCTTCGCCGACCATGGTGAGCCGTATTTCCGCGATGGCGAGGCACGGGTGATCGCGCGGCTGCTCGATGGCGCGCCCGGCGTGCTGGCCACCGGCGGCGGCGCGTTCATGCGCGAGGAGACCCGCGACCGCATCCGCGCCAAGGCGGTGTCGATCTGGCTGCGCGCCGATGCCGACGTAATCCTGCGCCGGGTCAAGCGGCGGGTCGATCGCCCGCTGCTGCAGACCGACGACCCGGCGGCGACCATCCAGCGGCTCATCGATCTGCGTTATCCGGTGTATGAGCAGGCCGACCTGACCGTGCTGTCGCGCGACGAGCCGCACGACAAGGTCGTCAACGAGTGCATCGATGCGTTGTATGATCATCTCTGCCGCAGCAATGTTCCGACGCAATTAAGCGAGCTTCCCTTGAGTGACATGCAATGA
- a CDS encoding HAD-IA family hydrolase codes for MANTSLPKAVLFDLLTALLDSWTVWNAAAGSETQGRAWRTEYLRLTYGCGAYVPYEDLVATAAATVGLPPDSPRALEEHWTELPVWSGVQAALDEIEGQTKLAIVTNCSRRLGVLAANRLNTRWDCIVTAEDAGFYKPDPRPYRHALQELQVAPEHAAFVAGSGYDLFGTAAVGLRTYWHNRVGLARPDGAPAADIESPTFEGVVSWLKGFA; via the coding sequence ATGGCAAACACATCACTCCCCAAAGCCGTGCTGTTCGATCTGCTGACCGCGCTGCTCGATTCATGGACGGTCTGGAACGCCGCCGCGGGCTCCGAAACCCAGGGGCGCGCCTGGCGCACCGAATACCTGCGCCTCACCTACGGCTGCGGCGCCTATGTGCCCTATGAAGACCTGGTGGCGACGGCAGCGGCAACCGTGGGTTTGCCGCCGGATTCACCACGAGCTCTCGAAGAGCACTGGACCGAGCTGCCGGTCTGGAGCGGCGTTCAGGCGGCGCTGGATGAGATCGAGGGCCAGACCAAACTCGCCATTGTCACCAATTGCTCGCGCCGCCTCGGCGTGCTGGCCGCGAACCGGCTGAACACACGATGGGATTGCATCGTGACCGCGGAGGACGCCGGCTTCTACAAGCCGGATCCGCGTCCCTATCGACACGCCTTGCAGGAGTTGCAGGTCGCGCCGGAGCACGCAGCATTCGTCGCCGGCTCCGGCTACGACCTGTTCGGCACCGCCGCGGTCGGCCTGCGCACCTATTGGCACAACCGTGTCGGCCTGGCCCGGCCCGATGGCGCGCCGGCGGCCGACATCGAGTCACCGACCTTTGAGGGCGTCGTCTCCTGGCTGAAAGGCTTCGCATGA
- a CDS encoding BolA family protein: protein MTTKDNITKKLTEAFAPASLDVTDESHLHEGHAGHRPGGETHFRVYIVSNAFAGKSRIERHRMINSLLAAELAANVHALALKPLAPGENGA from the coding sequence ATGACGACCAAAGATAACATCACGAAGAAGTTGACCGAAGCTTTCGCTCCCGCCAGCCTCGACGTCACTGATGAATCCCATCTTCATGAAGGCCACGCCGGGCATCGGCCGGGCGGTGAGACACATTTCCGAGTTTATATCGTGTCAAACGCGTTCGCTGGCAAGAGCCGGATCGAACGCCATCGCATGATTAATTCGCTGCTGGCCGCCGAACTCGCTGCAAACGTTCACGCTTTGGCGCTCAAGCCGCTGGCGCCGGGCGAAAACGGGGCCTGA
- the xerD gene encoding site-specific tyrosine recombinase XerD, with protein sequence MAPQAKISETKGSDARLTQLFLDMLAAEQGAGDNTLSAYRGDLEDLSAFLQRSKTNFNRADTEALRGYLADLDERGFKSSSVARRLSAMRHLFRFLLTERIRSDDPAAILSGPKRGRGLPKVLSISDVDRLLTRAKAQAEATDAAAPQRLRALRLACLLEVLYATGLRVSELVSLPVSAARRDARMIVVRGKGDKERLVPLNDAARQAMADYLVAQDGPTNAGTKKASKTPRSKWLFPSFGDSGHLTRQHFARELKDLAVSAGLPARLVSPHVLRHAFASHLLHNGADLRIVQTLLGHSDISTTQIYTHVVEERLKSLVRDLHPLADK encoded by the coding sequence ATGGCGCCCCAGGCCAAGATTTCCGAAACCAAAGGCTCCGACGCCCGGCTGACGCAGCTGTTCCTGGACATGCTCGCCGCCGAACAGGGCGCCGGCGACAACACCCTGTCGGCCTATCGCGGCGACCTCGAAGACCTGTCCGCATTCCTTCAGCGCAGCAAAACCAACTTCAACCGGGCCGACACCGAAGCGCTGCGCGGCTACCTTGCCGATCTCGACGAGCGCGGCTTCAAATCGTCCAGCGTGGCGCGCCGACTGTCGGCAATGCGGCATCTGTTTCGTTTCCTGCTGACCGAGCGGATCCGCAGCGACGATCCGGCCGCGATCCTGTCCGGCCCCAAACGTGGCCGCGGCCTGCCGAAGGTGCTGTCGATATCAGATGTCGATCGGCTGCTGACCCGGGCGAAGGCACAGGCCGAAGCGACCGATGCAGCGGCACCGCAGCGCCTGCGCGCGCTACGGCTGGCCTGCCTGCTGGAAGTGCTTTACGCCACCGGCCTGCGGGTGTCGGAGCTGGTGTCGCTGCCGGTGTCAGCGGCACGGCGCGATGCGCGCATGATCGTGGTGCGCGGCAAGGGCGACAAGGAACGGCTGGTGCCGCTCAACGACGCCGCGCGGCAGGCGATGGCGGATTATCTGGTGGCCCAGGACGGGCCAACAAATGCCGGAACCAAGAAGGCATCCAAGACCCCCAGGTCGAAATGGCTGTTTCCATCCTTCGGCGACAGCGGCCATCTGACGCGCCAGCACTTCGCCCGCGAGTTGAAAGACCTCGCAGTGTCTGCGGGATTGCCGGCGCGCCTGGTCAGCCCGCACGTGCTGCGGCACGCCTTCGCCAGCCACCTGCTGCACAACGGCGCCGATCTGCGCATCGTGCAGACCCTGCTGGGCCATAGCGACATCTCCACCACGCAGATCTACACCCATGTGGTGGAAGAACGCCTGAAGAGCCTGGTGCGCGACCTGCATCCGCTGGCGGACAAATAA
- a CDS encoding J domain-containing protein: MDSDSKFFDKIRIKPRTAQKQPKVREEVAMCGWPGCKKPGPHRAPKGRGQERDYWNFCVDHVREYNASYNYFSGMSDDAVARYQKDALTGHRPTWKMGANGGVKGKPKPEDLEGAADPFSVFSELNGRGSWRPGPGSGAEAKAETRKIFNAERKALQVMGLSGSVTTEEIKAKYKLLVKQHHPDANGGDRSTEDRLIEIIKAYNYLKTVPRT, from the coding sequence ATGGATTCGGATTCAAAATTCTTCGATAAAATTCGCATCAAACCGCGTACGGCGCAAAAGCAGCCGAAAGTACGCGAGGAGGTGGCGATGTGCGGTTGGCCGGGCTGCAAGAAGCCGGGCCCGCATCGTGCGCCAAAGGGGCGCGGCCAGGAGCGCGATTACTGGAATTTCTGCGTCGACCACGTGCGCGAGTACAACGCGTCCTACAACTATTTCTCCGGCATGAGCGATGATGCGGTTGCGCGTTACCAGAAGGATGCGCTGACCGGCCATCGCCCGACCTGGAAGATGGGCGCCAATGGTGGCGTGAAGGGCAAGCCGAAACCGGAAGATCTCGAGGGCGCCGCCGATCCGTTCAGCGTGTTCAGCGAATTGAACGGTCGCGGCAGCTGGCGTCCGGGCCCCGGAAGCGGCGCTGAGGCCAAGGCCGAGACGCGCAAAATCTTCAACGCCGAGCGCAAGGCGCTGCAGGTGATGGGGCTTTCGGGTTCCGTGACCACGGAGGAGATCAAGGCCAAGTACAAGTTGCTGGTGAAGCAGCATCATCCCGATGCCAATGGCGGCGATCGTTCCACCGAAGATCGCCTGATCGAGATCATCAAGGCCTACAACTATCTGAAGACCGTTCCGCGCACCTGA
- a CDS encoding histidine kinase, with the protein MPSLLRFLAVVAIIGGVIYGGIFALANFVSPASREMTVTVPPDKFLKR; encoded by the coding sequence ATGCCCAGCCTGCTCCGCTTCCTGGCCGTCGTGGCGATCATCGGCGGGGTGATCTATGGCGGTATTTTCGCGCTGGCCAATTTCGTCAGCCCCGCATCGCGGGAAATGACCGTCACCGTGCCGCCCGACAAGTTCCTCAAGCGCTGA
- a CDS encoding LysR family transcriptional regulator: MISLDDLRFVEALSRTGSLSAAARALNVTPPALSMRLKKLESELGVGIVIRSSRHMRFTSEGERLVSEAQALLARVEALPQTLNIAGGQLTGRLRIVAPFGFGRIHIAPIVARFHAKHPALQPELQLSENPWKAGEDADVVIHIGELRDSSWVAHLLARNERWVCASPAYLKQAGVPSHPRDLLQHSCLSVQENEEDVTLWHFRRKSRDRGKAAPAESVRISPALRSNDGEVVRNWAIEGLGCMLRSEWDAAPLVKRGELQRILTGWEFEPANVVALVPARRGISARVDGFMQFLKKQFARKPPWR; the protein is encoded by the coding sequence ATGATCAGCCTGGATGACCTGCGCTTTGTCGAGGCGCTCAGCCGCACCGGTTCGCTGAGTGCGGCGGCGCGAGCGCTCAACGTCACGCCGCCGGCGCTGTCGATGCGGCTGAAGAAACTCGAGAGCGAACTCGGCGTCGGCATCGTCATCCGCAGTTCGCGTCATATGCGCTTCACCAGCGAGGGCGAGCGTCTGGTGTCCGAAGCGCAGGCGCTGCTGGCCCGCGTCGAAGCTCTGCCGCAAACCCTGAACATCGCCGGCGGCCAGCTCACCGGTCGCCTGCGCATTGTCGCGCCGTTTGGATTCGGCCGCATCCACATCGCGCCCATCGTTGCTCGCTTTCACGCGAAACATCCGGCATTGCAGCCGGAACTCCAGTTGTCGGAAAATCCATGGAAAGCCGGCGAAGATGCCGACGTGGTGATTCACATCGGGGAATTGCGCGATTCGTCGTGGGTCGCGCATCTGCTGGCGCGCAACGAACGCTGGGTGTGCGCCAGTCCAGCCTATTTGAAGCAGGCCGGCGTCCCGAGCCATCCGCGAGATCTGCTGCAACACAGCTGCCTGAGTGTTCAGGAGAACGAGGAAGACGTCACTTTGTGGCACTTCCGCAGGAAGTCCCGGGACCGCGGCAAGGCCGCTCCCGCGGAGTCGGTGCGAATTTCACCGGCGCTCCGGAGCAACGATGGCGAGGTGGTCCGCAACTGGGCGATTGAGGGCCTCGGTTGTATGCTGCGCTCCGAATGGGATGCGGCGCCACTGGTGAAGCGCGGCGAGCTCCAGCGCATCCTGACGGGCTGGGAGTTTGAGCCGGCGAACGTGGTTGCGCTGGTGCCGGCACGGCGCGGGATTTCGGCGCGCGTCGACGGCTTCATGCAATTCCTGAAAAAGCAGTTCGCGCGTAAGCCGCCTTGGCGATGA
- the aroB gene encoding 3-dehydroquinate synthase, with the protein MTAPLKQSAPITVEVALGERAYDIIIGRDVLGSLGRRIAALRPGARTAIVTDHTVAKHWLAPTEAVLAEAGITTSRIVVGEGEASKTYGVLQDVCEGLIAAKIERNDLVVALGGGVVGDLAGFAASIVRRGLDFVQVPTSLLAQVDSSVGGKTGINSPQGKNLVGMFHQPVLVVADTAVLDTLSPRQFRAGYAEVAKYGLLGDAGFFAWLEANHAEIVAGGSAREHAIATSCRAKAAIVARDERETGERALLNLGHTFGHALEAATGFSDRLFHGEGVSIGMVLAAQLSAELGLIGAADVIRIEQHLATVGLPIHLQDIAGFRQEGLADADALMALMAQDKKVKRGRLTFILLQAIGQAVIRSDVEPVVVRDFLARKLG; encoded by the coding sequence ATGACCGCGCCGCTGAAACAGTCCGCCCCCATCACGGTTGAGGTGGCGCTGGGCGAGCGGGCCTACGACATCATCATCGGCCGTGACGTGCTGGGCTCGCTGGGGCGACGGATCGCGGCGTTGCGCCCCGGTGCGCGCACCGCCATCGTCACCGATCATACCGTGGCGAAGCACTGGCTTGCGCCCACCGAAGCGGTGCTGGCCGAGGCCGGAATCACCACCTCGCGCATCGTGGTCGGCGAGGGTGAGGCGTCGAAAACCTATGGCGTGCTGCAGGACGTCTGCGAAGGCCTGATCGCCGCGAAAATCGAGCGCAACGATCTCGTGGTCGCGCTCGGCGGTGGCGTGGTCGGCGATCTCGCCGGTTTTGCCGCATCGATTGTCCGCCGTGGCCTCGATTTCGTGCAGGTGCCGACATCGCTGCTGGCGCAGGTCGATTCCTCAGTCGGCGGCAAGACCGGGATCAATTCCCCGCAGGGCAAGAATCTGGTTGGCATGTTTCACCAGCCGGTGCTGGTGGTGGCCGACACCGCAGTGCTGGACACGCTGTCGCCGCGCCAGTTCCGCGCCGGTTATGCTGAGGTCGCCAAATATGGCTTGCTCGGCGATGCTGGCTTTTTCGCTTGGCTGGAAGCCAATCACGCCGAGATCGTCGCCGGCGGCAGTGCCCGCGAACACGCCATCGCCACCAGTTGCCGCGCCAAGGCGGCGATCGTGGCGCGGGACGAGCGCGAAACCGGCGAGCGCGCGCTGCTCAATCTCGGCCACACCTTTGGCCATGCGCTGGAGGCTGCGACCGGCTTCTCCGATCGTCTGTTCCACGGCGAGGGCGTCTCGATCGGCATGGTGCTGGCGGCGCAGCTCTCCGCGGAGCTCGGCCTGATTGGCGCTGCGGATGTGATCCGCATCGAACAGCATCTTGCCACCGTCGGGCTGCCGATCCATCTGCAGGATATCGCCGGTTTTCGGCAGGAAGGCCTTGCCGATGCCGACGCGCTGATGGCGCTGATGGCCCAGGACAAGAAGGTCAAGCGCGGCCGGCTGACGTTCATTCTGCTGCAAGCGATCGGCCAGGCCGTGATCCGTTCCGATGTCGAGCCTGTGGTGGTGCGCGACTTCCTCGCGCGTAAACTCGGATGA
- a CDS encoding HlyC/CorC family transporter has translation MYWLAFAIVIGLLFVSAFFSASETALTGSSRASMLRLQKQGSREAGIVSSLLNARERMIGALLLGNNIANIGASALATGIFTAWFGDVGVLYATGAMTVLVVIFAEVLPKTVAINAPDRVSLAVARPMKLLVMLLAPLLAVIEAVVRVLMRILGIPIGVNQPLLSPTERLRGAVDLMHHEGGVEKHDRDMLGGLLDLQELQVSDVMVHRTEMVLINANLPSEDLVREVLATEYTRIPLWRDKPENIVGVLHAKDLLRAIRAADGDIAKIDVAAIAAPPWFVPEMRPLSEQLKAFRRRKTHFALVVDEYGEVEGLVTLEDILEEIVGDISDEHDVVVAGVRAQADGSVVVDGSVPIRDLNRAMDWRLPDEEATTIAGLVIHEARSIPERGQSFTFHGFRFRVLRRERNRITALRIVPVPGEVEITAPAKKRRAGSSF, from the coding sequence ATGTACTGGCTTGCATTCGCGATCGTGATCGGCCTGCTGTTCGTCTCCGCCTTCTTCTCGGCGAGTGAGACGGCGCTGACGGGTTCGTCCCGCGCCAGCATGCTGCGGCTGCAGAAGCAGGGCAGCCGCGAGGCCGGCATCGTCAGCTCGCTGCTCAATGCGCGTGAGCGCATGATCGGCGCGCTGCTGCTGGGCAACAACATCGCCAATATCGGCGCCTCGGCGCTCGCCACCGGCATCTTCACCGCCTGGTTCGGCGATGTCGGCGTGCTGTATGCGACCGGCGCCATGACCGTGCTGGTGGTGATTTTCGCCGAGGTGCTGCCGAAGACCGTGGCGATCAATGCGCCGGATCGTGTGTCGCTCGCGGTGGCGCGGCCGATGAAGCTGCTGGTCATGCTGCTGGCGCCGCTGTTGGCGGTGATCGAAGCGGTGGTGCGGGTGCTGATGCGAATTCTCGGCATTCCGATCGGCGTCAATCAGCCGCTGCTGTCGCCGACCGAGCGGCTGCGAGGCGCCGTGGATCTCATGCATCACGAGGGCGGTGTCGAGAAGCATGATCGCGACATGCTCGGCGGGCTGCTCGATCTGCAGGAGCTTCAGGTTTCGGACGTGATGGTTCACCGCACCGAAATGGTGCTCATCAATGCCAACCTGCCATCGGAAGATCTGGTGCGCGAGGTACTTGCCACCGAGTACACCCGCATTCCCTTGTGGCGCGACAAGCCGGAAAACATCGTCGGCGTGCTGCATGCGAAGGATCTGCTGCGCGCCATCCGCGCCGCCGACGGCGACATCGCGAAGATCGATGTTGCGGCGATCGCTGCGCCGCCCTGGTTCGTGCCGGAGATGCGGCCGCTGTCGGAGCAGCTCAAGGCGTTCCGCCGCCGCAAGACCCACTTCGCCCTGGTCGTCGATGAGTATGGCGAGGTCGAGGGCCTGGTGACGCTGGAAGATATTCTGGAAGAAATCGTCGGCGATATTTCCGACGAGCACGATGTGGTGGTGGCCGGCGTGCGCGCCCAGGCTGACGGCTCGGTGGTGGTCGACGGCTCGGTGCCGATCCGCGACCTCAACCGCGCCATGGACTGGCGTCTGCCGGACGAAGAGGCGACCACGATTGCCGGCCTCGTCATTCACGAAGCGCGATCAATTCCCGAGCGCGGCCAGAGCTTCACGTTCCACGGCTTCCGGTTCCGCGTGCTGCGGCGGGAGCGCAACCGCATCACCGCATTGCGCATCGTGCCGGTGCCCGGCGAAGTCGAGATCACCGCTCCGGCCAAGAAGCGTCGCGCCGGCTCGTCGTTCTGA
- a CDS encoding tripartite tricarboxylate transporter substrate-binding protein has translation MTHRRALAAGVMAAAALISSPHTTFAQTYPARAITLIVPFPAGGPSDALARAVAQVMAIDLGQGIVVENISGASGTIGLAKFTKASPDGYTIGFGTIGTHVANVALYKKLPYDPVSDFQPIGLAGTASTLLVTKASLPVTNLEQFVAYTQTNRATMTFGSAGIGSISHFSCALLLSSLKLNVTHVPYRGVAPAMNDLIGGHTDFMCDQTTTALPQIAGGTIKAIAVLSDQTVAQLPDVPTAASAGYRDVNVRAWNALFAPKQTPAEIMTRLTHALRFALSDANLRKQMAAVGVELPHPEQLDPIDVSRLIADGIKTDVPLIRQSGETLD, from the coding sequence ATGACACACAGACGCGCATTGGCCGCAGGCGTGATGGCGGCCGCGGCCCTGATCAGCAGCCCGCACACGACATTCGCGCAAACCTATCCGGCGCGCGCGATCACGCTCATCGTGCCGTTCCCTGCGGGAGGGCCGAGCGATGCGCTCGCCCGCGCCGTCGCGCAGGTCATGGCCATCGATCTCGGCCAAGGGATCGTTGTCGAAAACATCAGCGGCGCCAGCGGTACGATCGGCCTCGCCAAATTCACCAAGGCGTCCCCTGACGGCTACACCATCGGTTTCGGCACCATCGGAACGCATGTCGCGAATGTCGCGCTGTACAAGAAGCTGCCGTACGATCCCGTCTCCGACTTCCAGCCCATTGGACTTGCAGGAACGGCATCCACTCTGCTGGTCACCAAGGCATCGCTGCCCGTTACCAACCTGGAACAGTTCGTCGCTTATACGCAGACCAACCGTGCGACAATGACGTTTGGCAGTGCCGGCATCGGATCCATTTCCCACTTTTCCTGCGCACTGCTGCTCTCGTCGCTCAAGCTGAACGTGACCCATGTGCCCTATCGGGGCGTCGCCCCCGCCATGAACGACCTGATTGGCGGACACACCGATTTCATGTGCGATCAGACCACCACAGCGCTTCCTCAGATCGCGGGCGGAACGATCAAGGCGATTGCCGTCCTCAGCGACCAGACCGTCGCACAACTGCCCGATGTTCCGACCGCCGCCAGCGCCGGCTATCGCGACGTCAACGTTCGGGCCTGGAATGCGTTGTTCGCACCGAAACAAACGCCGGCCGAAATCATGACCAGGCTCACCCACGCGCTGCGCTTTGCCCTGTCGGACGCGAATTTGCGCAAGCAGATGGCGGCCGTCGGCGTCGAACTTCCGCACCCGGAACAATTGGATCCGATTGACGTCTCCAGGCTGATCGCCGATGGCATCAAGACGGACGTGCCGCTGATCAGGCAAAGCGGCGAAACACTGGACTGA